In the genome of Ptychodera flava strain L36383 chromosome 13, AS_Pfla_20210202, whole genome shotgun sequence, one region contains:
- the LOC139147093 gene encoding gamma-aminobutyric acid receptor-associated protein-like 2: MKWQFKEEHSEEQRSREATKIREKYPDRIPVVVEKSPHSKIPDIDKRKFLVPADLTVAQFIWIIRKRIQLPAEQAIFVFINKVLPTASSTMGQIYEEHKDEDHFLYVAYSGENTFGKMKS; the protein is encoded by the exons AGCAAAGGAGCAGAGAGGCTACCAAAATCCGTGAAAAATATCCAGACCGCATTCCAGTAGTCGTAGAGAAAAGTCCTCACTCCAAAATTCCAGACATTGACAAGAGGAAATTCCTTGTGCCAGCAGATCTTACTGTTGCTCAGTTCATTTGGATCATCAGGAAAAGGATTCAACTACCTGCAGAACAAGCCATCTTTGTCTTCATAAACAAAGTATTGCCAACTGCAAG TTCTACGATGGGTCAGATCTATGAAGAACATAAGGACGAAGACCACTTTCTGTATGTTGCTTACAGTGGAGAAAATACCTTTGGCAAGATGAAAAGTtga